In Chitinophaga sp. HK235, a single window of DNA contains:
- a CDS encoding SDR family NAD(P)-dependent oxidoreductase: MKRFENKVVLITGGNSGIGKASAILAAREGAKVMIADLKLNQQTLDEILQEGTAAAFVQCDVSKPEDMEKAVAETVALFGRLDVALNNAGIVDAAPIHEKTIEEWHKVTSVNLSGVFYGMKYEIAQMRKQPGGGAIVNVGSIMSQVGEIGIAAYTASKHGLVGMTKVAALENGTANIRINTIGPGYIETPLLMDNASAESKAYMESKHAMKRLGKPEEIAKAFLFLASDDASFCTGAYLPVDGGYLCQ; the protein is encoded by the coding sequence ATGAAACGTTTTGAGAATAAGGTAGTGCTGATCACCGGTGGCAACTCCGGCATAGGCAAGGCATCCGCCATATTAGCCGCCCGTGAAGGCGCCAAAGTGATGATTGCAGACCTCAAACTGAATCAGCAGACACTGGATGAGATATTACAGGAAGGAACAGCAGCAGCCTTTGTGCAATGCGATGTGTCCAAACCGGAAGATATGGAAAAGGCCGTCGCGGAAACGGTTGCCCTCTTTGGCAGACTGGACGTGGCGCTCAACAATGCCGGCATTGTTGATGCGGCCCCTATCCATGAAAAAACCATTGAAGAATGGCATAAGGTAACTAGTGTCAATCTCAGCGGCGTATTCTATGGCATGAAATACGAAATTGCCCAGATGCGCAAACAGCCCGGTGGTGGCGCCATTGTCAATGTAGGCTCTATCATGAGCCAGGTCGGTGAAATCGGCATCGCTGCCTATACCGCTTCCAAGCATGGGCTGGTGGGCATGACCAAAGTGGCCGCGCTTGAAAACGGTACTGCCAATATCCGTATCAACACCATTGGCCCGGGTTATATAGAAACGCCTTTACTGATGGACAACGCATCAGCTGAAAGCAAGGCCTACATGGAATCTAAACATGCCATGAAACGGCTCGGCAAACCGGAAGAAATCGCCAAAGCCTTTTTATTCCTGGCCTCTGATGATGCCAGTTTCTGCACAGGCGCTTATCTCCCGGTAGATGGCGGTTATCTGTGTCAGTAA
- a CDS encoding MarR family winged helix-turn-helix transcriptional regulator, translating into MEIPVRRKLGLNLLRTFNWSYDQSQLFFAHYELTSQQYNVLKILHTAAHALSTSEILEQMEEKNAGVSRLVDRLVAKGFVTKVPNPSDKRLVAVSISATGMERLKKVDRNLDKLDHVYAALDDHEVAQLNRLLEKIRTTPSLFL; encoded by the coding sequence ATGGAAATACCTGTCCGGAGAAAACTGGGCCTCAACCTTCTCCGGACTTTCAACTGGTCCTACGATCAGTCACAGCTTTTTTTTGCCCATTATGAACTGACATCCCAACAGTATAATGTTTTAAAAATACTCCATACCGCCGCGCATGCGCTCTCCACTTCCGAAATACTGGAACAGATGGAAGAAAAAAATGCGGGCGTATCACGGCTGGTAGACCGGCTGGTGGCCAAAGGTTTTGTAACAAAAGTCCCCAACCCCAGCGATAAGCGCCTGGTGGCTGTCAGCATCTCCGCCACCGGAATGGAACGCCTCAAAAAAGTAGACCGCAACCTGGACAAACTGGACCATGTATATGCAGCCCTGGACGATCACGAAGTAGCACAGTTAAATCGTTTGCTGGAAAAAATCAGAACCACACCCTCACTCTTCTTATAG
- a CDS encoding YciI family protein has translation MKQEFMLYIRNEGDAKAAMTAAQHLEFVKKCEVYIKRLQEADQLIAAQPLLHSGWLLSKSKTGWKSTAIDPAKEIQVGYYHIRAYDLEEAIAIAKDNPEFEYVPSATIEVRPVKIKEEETGFEYPENE, from the coding sequence ATGAAACAGGAATTCATGCTTTACATCCGCAATGAAGGCGACGCCAAAGCTGCTATGACAGCAGCTCAGCACCTGGAATTCGTAAAGAAATGTGAAGTATATATCAAACGTCTGCAGGAAGCCGATCAGCTGATAGCAGCCCAACCACTGTTACACAGCGGCTGGCTGCTCTCTAAAAGTAAGACCGGCTGGAAAAGCACCGCCATCGATCCTGCAAAGGAAATACAGGTGGGCTATTATCATATCAGGGCTTATGATCTGGAAGAAGCCATCGCTATTGCCAAAGACAACCCTGAATTTGAATATGTGCCTTCCGCTACTATTGAGGTAAGGCCTGTTAAAATCAAAGAAGAAGAGACGGGGTTTGAGTACCCCGAAAACGAATGA
- a CDS encoding DUF4287 domain-containing protein translates to MSFQAYLDNIHTKTGKSPEDFKKLGEQKGFLQKGALASGVQAGQIVAWLKEEYALGHGHAMAIYALFTGKKA, encoded by the coding sequence ATGTCTTTTCAAGCATATCTCGATAATATCCACACTAAAACCGGAAAATCTCCGGAGGATTTTAAAAAGCTTGGTGAGCAAAAAGGTTTCCTGCAGAAGGGAGCACTGGCTTCCGGGGTGCAAGCAGGACAGATCGTTGCCTGGCTGAAGGAAGAATACGCGCTGGGTCATGGCCATGCAATGGCCATCTACGCGTTGTTTACGGGCAAGAAGGCATAA
- a CDS encoding VOC family protein, translating into MQAITTYFNFMGNSEEAMNFYKSVFGGEFTTFARFSDTPGSENMPAHERNKIVNISLTTKSGAILMATDFLESMEQQVQLGNNIHLVIHTDSEEEVDSLFKVLSAGGKIEMPVNKTFWGAYFGMCEDKFGIKWMLNYTYPQNN; encoded by the coding sequence ATGCAGGCAATTACAACCTACTTCAATTTCATGGGCAACAGTGAAGAAGCCATGAATTTTTACAAATCAGTATTTGGCGGAGAGTTTACTACGTTTGCCCGTTTCAGTGATACACCCGGTAGTGAAAATATGCCGGCACACGAACGGAACAAAATCGTGAATATCAGTCTGACTACCAAAAGCGGCGCTATACTGATGGCCACAGATTTTCTGGAGTCTATGGAACAGCAGGTACAGTTGGGCAACAACATACATCTGGTGATCCATACAGATTCAGAAGAAGAGGTGGACAGCCTGTTTAAAGTACTTTCAGCAGGCGGAAAGATAGAGATGCCGGTCAATAAAACCTTCTGGGGCGCTTATTTCGGCATGTGTGAAGACAAATTCGGCATTAAATGGATGCTCAATTACACTTATCCTCAAAACAATTAG
- a CDS encoding GlxA family transcriptional regulator: MIRIYILTLRRAVIASIADCQYVFAMVNSFLAESGKAPLFDIKLAGIRPEVSYNNGAFSIKPDVQLDAVNDADLIIVPALTGDMTTAVMLNREYSLWLAEQYKEGAEVACLGSGVFLLAFSGVMKGKQCTTHWNYANELKYFYPSVEVVDERMITDQHGLYSSGGGSAHWNLLLHLVEKHAGREIAIYTAKYFTIDLDKNIQSPFIVFHGLKDHHDEVIKTSQQHIEKNYKQRLSVDELALRFNMSRRTFERRFKKATRSTVAEYIQRVKIEGAKKQLEIGRKSIQEVMVNIGYTDTQTFRDVFRRITGMTPVEYKNKYARKMLE; this comes from the coding sequence ATGATCCGGATATACATTCTCACCCTCCGCAGAGCGGTCATAGCGTCCATCGCCGATTGTCAATATGTTTTCGCGATGGTGAATTCCTTTCTTGCAGAAAGCGGCAAAGCTCCCTTATTTGACATCAAACTGGCCGGTATTAGACCGGAGGTCAGCTACAACAATGGGGCCTTCTCTATCAAACCGGATGTACAGCTGGATGCAGTGAATGATGCAGACCTCATCATTGTGCCGGCACTCACTGGAGATATGACCACAGCCGTTATGCTGAACAGGGAATATTCCCTGTGGTTGGCTGAACAATATAAAGAAGGCGCAGAAGTGGCCTGCCTGGGCTCCGGCGTATTTCTGCTGGCGTTTTCCGGCGTAATGAAAGGAAAACAATGTACTACCCACTGGAACTATGCCAATGAACTCAAATATTTTTACCCTTCCGTAGAAGTGGTGGATGAGCGCATGATCACCGACCAACATGGGCTGTATTCCAGCGGCGGCGGCAGTGCACACTGGAACCTGTTACTGCATCTGGTAGAAAAACATGCAGGTCGCGAAATCGCTATCTATACCGCCAAATACTTTACCATAGATCTCGACAAAAACATCCAGTCGCCTTTTATTGTCTTCCATGGCCTGAAAGACCACCACGATGAAGTCATCAAAACTTCACAGCAGCATATCGAAAAAAACTACAAACAGCGGCTCAGTGTAGATGAACTGGCCCTGCGGTTTAATATGAGCCGGCGCACTTTTGAACGTCGCTTTAAAAAGGCCACCCGCAGTACAGTAGCGGAGTACATTCAACGGGTCAAAATTGAGGGAGCCAAAAAACAACTGGAGATCGGCAGAAAGTCCATCCAGGAAGTAATGGTGAATATTGGCTACACTGATACCCAAACTTTCCGCGATGTGTTTCGCCGCATCACCGGTATGACACCGGTGGAATACAAAAACAAATACGCCCGGAAGATGCTGGAATAA
- a CDS encoding OmpA family protein produces MFTTLGKSLMMASSVLALTGTAFAQEKDSTQKVTRVTPFNGVKDYRTWSVGVWGGGSAAISPFGGPYYFNNFDFKNVGFVYGAYVKKQIFHNFGLQADFMRGQVKGATKAAQALTDIHGNAAAGGIKSFKTDIDWSASMSGVFSLGSINWINKQSFVIPYVSAGAGVMGFKPVVTAADGTETAVMTSGGKATHTEMFIPVGVGAKFVVAPGVNIDLGYTVNFVDSKVFDGVNSGNKDKFSTARLGLEFALGKKRKPQLAVVNPAAQLAMDLQDKNAALKNSLAESDSRNQSAISQLKGEIADMKKDTDGDGVPDYLDKCPNTPSGTKVDGAGCPLPTPQVQVVKEKIIVTEADKKVVKDAIDNLEFDLGKATIRPTSFSSLDKVAALLVEKNFSLKLAGHTDNTGSAATNLRLSKGRAEAIKAYLVSKGANPSRIEATGYGAAQPIASNKTAEGRQQNRRVEFTLY; encoded by the coding sequence ATGTTTACAACTCTTGGGAAGTCTCTCATGATGGCTTCTTCTGTATTAGCATTGACTGGAACTGCGTTTGCGCAGGAAAAGGATAGTACCCAAAAGGTTACCCGTGTTACTCCCTTTAATGGTGTGAAAGATTACCGTACATGGTCTGTTGGCGTATGGGGCGGTGGTTCCGCTGCTATCAGTCCGTTTGGAGGTCCTTACTATTTTAATAATTTCGACTTTAAGAATGTTGGTTTTGTGTATGGTGCTTATGTGAAAAAACAAATATTTCACAACTTCGGCCTGCAGGCAGACTTCATGCGTGGTCAGGTAAAAGGAGCTACCAAAGCAGCGCAGGCATTAACTGATATACATGGTAATGCGGCTGCAGGTGGCATTAAATCCTTTAAAACAGATATCGACTGGTCCGCGTCAATGAGTGGTGTGTTTAGCCTGGGATCTATCAACTGGATCAACAAACAGAGTTTTGTAATACCATACGTTTCTGCAGGTGCTGGTGTAATGGGCTTCAAACCTGTGGTGACAGCAGCCGATGGTACTGAGACTGCAGTAATGACTTCCGGTGGTAAAGCCACACATACTGAAATGTTTATTCCGGTAGGTGTAGGTGCGAAATTCGTAGTAGCTCCTGGTGTAAACATCGATCTGGGTTACACCGTGAATTTTGTGGACAGCAAAGTGTTTGATGGCGTTAACAGCGGCAATAAAGACAAGTTCTCTACTGCGCGTCTGGGTCTTGAATTTGCCCTTGGCAAGAAAAGAAAGCCACAACTGGCTGTTGTAAATCCTGCTGCTCAACTGGCAATGGATTTACAGGATAAAAATGCTGCCCTGAAAAACTCTCTGGCAGAAAGCGATTCCCGCAACCAGTCTGCTATCAGCCAGCTGAAAGGTGAAATCGCTGATATGAAAAAGGATACTGATGGTGACGGCGTTCCTGATTATCTGGACAAATGCCCTAACACACCATCCGGTACTAAAGTAGATGGTGCTGGTTGTCCTTTACCCACTCCTCAGGTACAGGTGGTGAAAGAAAAAATCATCGTTACTGAAGCAGATAAAAAAGTGGTAAAAGATGCGATCGATAACCTGGAATTTGACCTGGGTAAAGCTACCATCAGACCTACTTCTTTCTCCAGCCTGGACAAAGTAGCTGCGCTGCTGGTAGAGAAAAACTTCAGCCTGAAACTGGCCGGTCATACTGACAATACCGGTTCTGCCGCTACTAACCTGCGTCTGTCCAAAGGACGTGCTGAAGCTATCAAAGCTTATCTGGTGTCTAAAGGCGCTAATCCTTCCCGGATCGAAGCTACCGGATATGGTGCTGCACAGCCTATCGCTTCCAATAAAACAGCCGAAGGCCGTCAACAAAACAGAAGAGTAGAATTTACTTTATACTAA
- a CDS encoding helix-turn-helix domain-containing protein, translating into MTAIKENSTYQQNKAEGMLNCPVCYIMDKIGGQWKPSIIYHLLPGPKRYGQLKKDISSITEKMLTQSLKQLENDGLVKKHPGTGPFSSVFYELTEEGHSLLPVVQAMALWAINNSKRTPYDPYGILKDVL; encoded by the coding sequence ATGACCGCCATCAAGGAAAACTCCACTTATCAGCAAAACAAAGCTGAAGGAATGCTCAACTGCCCCGTTTGTTACATCATGGACAAAATAGGCGGGCAATGGAAACCGAGTATTATTTATCATCTGCTGCCTGGTCCCAAACGTTATGGCCAGCTGAAAAAGGATATCTCTTCCATTACTGAGAAAATGCTGACCCAGAGCCTGAAACAGCTGGAGAATGATGGTTTGGTGAAAAAACATCCGGGCACCGGCCCTTTTTCTTCTGTTTTTTATGAGCTGACGGAAGAAGGGCATTCCCTTTTACCCGTCGTACAGGCGATGGCGTTATGGGCTATCAACAACAGCAAACGGACCCCGTACGATCCTTATGGTATCCTGAAAGATGTTTTATAA
- a CDS encoding NAD(P)H-binding protein codes for MRYTITGSLGNISKLLVTKLVREGHHVTLISSDPQKAPAIKDIGAVPAIGDIQQIDFLTDAFRDADAVYTMVPIQFDHTDWRASIRQTGQIYAQAIRQAGIKRVVNLSSIGAHSPDGCGPVSGLYDVEQALDQLEGIQLTHLRPANFYINFFAEIAQIRHQGVIGRNYPASTPVVMVDIPAIADAAAAALTTTAQHQRSIQYIVSDIRTAGESATVLGQAIGRPGLPWVEYPDNEYFDMLVANGLPAHIAANYIELGAAIRTGKLFEDFYQQPDIPKTGSRLEAFAQVFAAAYHAENR; via the coding sequence ATGCGATACACAATAACAGGCTCACTTGGCAATATTAGCAAATTATTGGTTACAAAATTAGTAAGGGAAGGACACCATGTAACCCTTATCAGCAGCGATCCTCAGAAAGCTCCGGCCATTAAGGACATCGGTGCTGTTCCTGCAATTGGTGATATACAGCAGATTGATTTTCTGACAGATGCTTTCAGAGATGCAGACGCAGTATATACCATGGTTCCCATTCAATTTGATCATACTGATTGGAGAGCGTCTATCCGTCAGACCGGGCAGATATACGCACAGGCTATACGTCAGGCGGGCATTAAACGAGTGGTCAACCTCAGCAGCATTGGCGCTCATTCACCAGACGGATGCGGGCCTGTCAGCGGACTGTATGATGTAGAACAGGCGTTGGATCAGCTGGAGGGGATACAGCTCACTCATTTGCGGCCGGCTAATTTTTACATCAACTTTTTTGCGGAGATCGCGCAGATCCGGCATCAGGGCGTTATTGGCAGAAATTATCCCGCCAGCACACCTGTTGTAATGGTAGATATACCTGCTATTGCAGACGCAGCAGCGGCGGCACTCACCACGACAGCGCAGCACCAAAGGAGTATTCAGTATATCGTCAGCGATATACGAACAGCCGGCGAATCAGCAACTGTACTCGGACAGGCGATCGGCCGGCCGGGGCTGCCATGGGTAGAATATCCGGACAACGAATACTTTGACATGCTGGTAGCCAACGGGCTGCCAGCCCATATTGCAGCCAACTATATAGAGCTGGGTGCTGCTATCAGGACAGGAAAACTTTTCGAAGACTTTTATCAACAGCCCGACATTCCCAAAACCGGCAGCAGGTTGGAAGCGTTTGCACAGGTATTTGCAGCAGCCTATCATGCAGAGAATAGGTAA
- the lpdA gene encoding dihydrolipoyl dehydrogenase, whose translation MNTSNYDIVVIGSGPGGYVSAIRSAQLGYKVALVEKYDTLGGTCTNVGCIPAKALLDSSEHYHKADAQFKTHGIKLSALQLDFNQFIHRKNEVVKQNASGLVYLMKKNRIDVHHGLGSFIDATHLKVSSDKAEQVLASKYFVIATGSKPSSLPGITIDKKRIIFSTESLSLPSQPASMVIIGGGVIGVELASVYARIGTKVTILEYADSLIPTMDRDLGKALQKSLAGLSIDIQLSSKVQTAVNTGEAAVVGYLDKDGKQQELVADYCLVAVGRRPYTDGLNLQAAGVEAEKNGKIKVNNTLQTTTPNIYAIGDVISGPMLAHKAEEEGTLVAEVIHGLRPHMNYHLIPGVVYTWPEVAGVGATEEELKAKGIVYRVGKFPYMASARARASMDTEGFVKVLVAEAYNEVLGVHVIGPRAADVIGQAVVGMAHETTADEMAHLSYAHPTYSEALKDAFLMASGKGAINI comes from the coding sequence ATGAATACAAGCAATTACGACATTGTTGTGATAGGCTCCGGTCCGGGCGGTTATGTATCTGCTATCCGGTCGGCGCAACTGGGATATAAGGTAGCCCTGGTAGAAAAATATGATACACTGGGAGGTACCTGTACCAATGTGGGTTGCATACCAGCCAAGGCTTTGCTGGACAGTTCAGAGCATTATCATAAAGCAGATGCACAGTTTAAAACGCATGGAATTAAATTGTCTGCATTGCAGCTCGACTTCAACCAGTTTATTCACCGCAAGAACGAGGTGGTAAAACAAAATGCATCCGGTCTGGTATATCTGATGAAAAAAAATAGAATCGATGTACACCATGGGCTGGGTAGTTTTATTGATGCCACGCACCTGAAAGTATCTTCTGACAAGGCTGAGCAGGTGCTTGCCAGTAAGTATTTTGTGATTGCCACTGGTTCCAAACCATCTTCTCTTCCAGGTATTACTATCGATAAAAAAAGAATCATCTTCTCTACGGAAAGTTTGTCGTTGCCTTCCCAACCGGCCTCCATGGTCATTATCGGCGGTGGTGTGATAGGAGTGGAGCTGGCTTCTGTATATGCCCGCATTGGTACAAAGGTGACTATCCTGGAGTATGCTGATTCGCTGATTCCTACTATGGACAGGGATCTGGGAAAAGCGTTGCAGAAATCACTGGCCGGACTCTCTATCGATATACAGCTGAGCAGCAAGGTGCAGACAGCCGTTAATACCGGAGAAGCGGCTGTAGTGGGCTATCTGGACAAAGACGGTAAACAACAGGAACTGGTAGCTGACTATTGCCTGGTAGCAGTAGGCAGACGTCCCTATACAGACGGCTTAAACCTGCAGGCAGCAGGAGTGGAAGCAGAAAAAAATGGAAAGATCAAAGTAAATAATACCCTGCAAACCACTACACCGAATATATATGCCATCGGTGATGTGATCAGCGGTCCTATGCTGGCGCATAAAGCGGAAGAAGAAGGTACGCTGGTGGCGGAAGTGATCCATGGATTAAGGCCGCATATGAATTATCATCTTATCCCCGGTGTTGTTTATACCTGGCCGGAAGTGGCCGGTGTAGGCGCTACGGAAGAAGAGCTGAAAGCCAAAGGTATTGTTTATCGGGTGGGTAAGTTTCCTTATATGGCCAGCGCCCGTGCAAGGGCTTCCATGGACACGGAAGGTTTTGTGAAAGTGCTGGTAGCAGAAGCATACAACGAGGTGCTGGGCGTACATGTTATCGGACCCAGAGCAGCTGATGTGATCGGCCAGGCAGTAGTGGGAATGGCACATGAAACCACTGCTGATGAAATGGCGCACCTCAGCTATGCGCATCCCACCTACTCTGAAGCGTTGAAAGATGCGTTCCTGATGGCTTCCGGAAAAGGAGCGATCAATATCTGA
- a CDS encoding SDR family oxidoreductase yields the protein MENKQYITVFGATGRVGGAVLRLLSQAQIPVIAVTRNLNKTTEIPGVQWMAAEMTTRETLYRAMENSSTVFLASATDEQMVQAQCNVIEVAREQGVQHIVKLSSAMADPNASLFIARAHGQIEEKLRSSGLAGTLLRPNGFMQNWLLGVAHTVKAQRKIFEPTGDGKRTYIDMLDIAEAACKILMQPSQHMGQAYLLSGGEAISYHELAALLSTVLQEDVVYVPVSEEAARQKMEQRGLPSWAIETFLAYAAEQRQHQAGWISPDLPALLGKPARTVVSFVSAHKHAFQ from the coding sequence ATGGAAAACAAACAGTACATCACGGTGTTTGGAGCCACCGGCAGGGTAGGGGGAGCAGTGCTCCGGCTGCTTTCTCAGGCACAGATACCCGTCATCGCAGTAACACGTAACCTTAACAAAACAACCGAAATACCAGGCGTCCAATGGATGGCCGCTGAGATGACCACCAGGGAAACATTATACCGGGCCATGGAAAACAGTAGCACGGTTTTTCTAGCCTCGGCCACAGACGAGCAGATGGTCCAGGCCCAGTGTAATGTGATAGAAGTGGCCAGGGAACAAGGTGTGCAGCATATCGTAAAGTTATCATCAGCTATGGCCGATCCGAATGCATCCCTTTTTATCGCCAGAGCCCATGGCCAGATTGAAGAAAAGCTCCGGTCTTCCGGACTGGCAGGCACCCTGCTGCGGCCTAATGGCTTTATGCAGAACTGGCTGCTGGGAGTAGCCCATACCGTCAAGGCACAACGAAAGATATTCGAACCCACCGGTGATGGTAAAAGGACTTATATCGATATGCTCGATATTGCGGAAGCGGCCTGTAAGATACTGATGCAGCCTTCACAGCATATGGGGCAGGCCTATTTGCTCAGCGGTGGCGAAGCCATCAGTTACCATGAGCTGGCTGCCTTGCTCAGCACGGTTTTACAGGAAGACGTCGTTTATGTGCCGGTGAGTGAAGAGGCGGCAAGACAAAAAATGGAACAGCGTGGTCTGCCATCCTGGGCAATAGAAACCTTCCTGGCCTATGCAGCTGAACAGCGACAGCATCAGGCGGGCTGGATAAGCCCCGATCTGCCCGCTTTGCTGGGTAAACCGGCCCGAACAGTGGTCTCCTTTGTATCCGCACATAAACATGCCTTCCAGTAA
- a CDS encoding AraC family transcriptional regulator: protein MKSGHPSPLYEQQQVICEEPSYQLSMHTIGFHQIDLRWASYVNPQEKILAFQPQRPSVVSHFRLEEPLGCIPVSTRSFGGQQFVVYREDTRAYDLKVSATGNKTRSFFELALPEDFFDQLYTEDSRFMTAFRDTTFVQAPAFDFVASITPAMRTIIHDMQHAPYSGHLKGIYLEAKATELFLLQVQQLDNQPAGIKLSAVDIESLYAVKTYLDTHFEEPCTLRFLARMACINQTKLKAGFKALFNRTVFGYLNDLRMEEARRLLQDEKWYVNEVAERMGYQHPHHFTAAFKRKFGVLPGGLRR, encoded by the coding sequence ATGAAATCAGGGCATCCATCTCCATTGTACGAACAACAGCAGGTTATCTGTGAAGAGCCAAGCTATCAGCTTAGCATGCACACTATTGGCTTCCATCAGATCGATCTACGGTGGGCCAGCTATGTGAACCCGCAGGAAAAGATACTGGCCTTTCAACCACAACGCCCATCTGTCGTCTCTCACTTTCGTTTAGAAGAGCCACTGGGCTGTATCCCTGTCAGCACCCGCAGCTTCGGCGGGCAACAGTTTGTTGTATACCGTGAAGACACCCGAGCCTACGACCTGAAGGTATCTGCCACCGGCAACAAGACCAGGTCCTTCTTTGAGCTTGCATTGCCGGAAGATTTTTTTGACCAGCTGTATACGGAAGACAGCCGTTTTATGACGGCTTTCCGCGACACCACTTTCGTACAGGCGCCAGCGTTTGATTTTGTAGCCTCTATAACACCTGCGATGCGTACCATCATCCATGATATGCAGCACGCGCCCTACTCCGGCCACCTCAAGGGTATATACCTGGAAGCTAAGGCCACAGAGCTGTTTCTACTGCAGGTGCAGCAGCTGGATAACCAGCCGGCCGGTATAAAACTCAGCGCTGTTGACATCGAAAGTCTGTATGCCGTTAAAACCTATCTGGACACGCACTTTGAAGAGCCCTGTACCCTGCGCTTCCTGGCACGCATGGCCTGTATCAACCAAACAAAACTCAAAGCCGGCTTCAAGGCATTGTTTAACCGTACGGTTTTCGGCTATCTCAACGATCTGAGGATGGAGGAAGCCAGAAGGCTGTTGCAGGATGAAAAATGGTATGTCAATGAAGTGGCAGAGCGGATGGGTTATCAGCATCCACATCATTTCACGGCTGCTTTTAAAAGAAAGTTCGGTGTACTACCGGGCGGGTTGCGGCGTTGA